The following proteins are encoded in a genomic region of Catellatospora sp. TT07R-123:
- a CDS encoding acyl-CoA dehydrogenase family protein, with protein MRGRKPEMFDLYQLSDEHVAIREAVRDVCDAKVAPNAAQADETGEFPQASYDALRASDFHAPHIPEEYGGAGADALATAIVIEEVARACASSSLIPAVNKLGTMPLLLSASDELKRRYLPKVAAGEGMFSYCLSEPEAGSDAAAMTTRAIYDNGHYVLNGVKRWITNAGVSEFYTVFAVTEPGIGAKGISAFVVEKSDPGVSFGAPERKLGIKGSPTREVYLDQVRIPADRMIGEPGTGFATAMRTLDHTRVTIAAQAVGIAQGALDASLAYVKERKQFGKPIADFQGVQFMLADMGMRLTAARELTYAAAARSERGDADLTYFGAAAKCFASDVAMAITTDAVQLLGGYGYTKDFPLERMMRDAKITQIYEGTNQVQRIVMARQLLKGVI; from the coding sequence ATGCGTGGGAGGAAGCCGGAGATGTTCGACCTCTACCAGCTCTCGGACGAGCACGTCGCCATCCGCGAGGCCGTCCGTGACGTATGCGACGCCAAGGTCGCCCCCAATGCCGCCCAAGCCGACGAGACCGGAGAGTTCCCGCAGGCCAGCTACGACGCGCTACGGGCCTCGGACTTCCACGCTCCACACATCCCCGAGGAGTACGGCGGCGCCGGCGCCGACGCGCTCGCGACCGCGATCGTCATCGAGGAGGTCGCCCGCGCCTGCGCCTCCAGCTCGCTCATCCCCGCCGTCAACAAGCTGGGCACCATGCCCCTGCTGCTGTCGGCCTCCGACGAGCTCAAGCGCCGCTACCTGCCGAAGGTCGCGGCGGGCGAGGGCATGTTCTCGTACTGCCTGAGCGAGCCCGAGGCCGGCAGCGACGCCGCCGCCATGACCACTCGGGCGATCTATGACAATGGTCACTATGTGCTCAACGGCGTCAAGCGGTGGATCACCAACGCCGGGGTGAGCGAGTTCTACACCGTCTTCGCGGTCACCGAGCCCGGCATCGGCGCCAAGGGCATCTCCGCGTTCGTCGTCGAGAAGAGCGACCCCGGCGTCAGCTTCGGCGCCCCCGAGCGCAAGCTCGGCATCAAGGGCTCGCCCACCCGCGAGGTCTACCTCGACCAGGTGCGCATCCCCGCCGACCGCATGATCGGCGAGCCCGGCACCGGCTTCGCCACCGCCATGCGCACCCTCGACCACACCCGGGTCACCATCGCCGCCCAGGCCGTCGGCATCGCCCAGGGCGCGCTCGACGCCTCACTGGCGTACGTCAAGGAGCGCAAGCAGTTCGGCAAGCCGATCGCCGACTTCCAGGGCGTGCAGTTCATGCTCGCCGACATGGGCATGCGGCTGACCGCCGCCCGCGAGCTGACCTACGCGGCGGCGGCCCGGTCCGAGCGCGGCGACGCCGACCTCACCTACTTCGGCGCGGCCGCCAAGTGCTTCGCCTCCGACGTGGCGATGGCGATCACCACGGACGCGGTGCAGCTGCTCGGCGGGTACGGCTACACCAAGGACTTCCCGCTGGAGCGCATGATGCGCGACGCCAAGATCACCCAGATCTACGAGGGCACGAACCAGGTGCAGCGGATCGTGATGGCGAGGCAGCTGCTCAAGGGCGTGATCTAG
- a CDS encoding UDP-glucose/GDP-mannose dehydrogenase family protein produces MTFLGTGYLGATYAICYAELGYEVIGFDVDVNKIEKLSRGEVPFHEPGLDEMLRRNLAAGRLRFSTSYQETADFGDVHFICVGTPQRANGLGADLQYVEASVSNLAQHLTRKALIVGKSTVPVGTAEWVETLVAKHARAELAVEVAWSPEFLQEGFAVDDVMRPNRIVVATKTDWANSLLHAAHKGVFDLAAVEDREVPVVATDFATAELVKVAANSFLATKISFINAMAEVCEVAGGDITQLARALGYDPRIGNRFLQSGVGFGGGCLPKDIRAFQARAQELGAGEALRFLHEVDLINLRRRQRVLNLAAGLLNRRFGPAGPDLSGARIAVLGATFKPNSDDVRDAPALAVAGMLARAGADVRVYDPQGMENAKRALPDVAYEKSMVEAVTEADLVCVLTEWAEFRNADAVALGEVAASKLIIDGRNCLDANAWKSAGWTVRALGRPTV; encoded by the coding sequence CTGACGTTCCTCGGCACCGGCTACCTGGGAGCGACCTACGCCATCTGCTATGCGGAGCTGGGCTACGAGGTCATCGGCTTCGACGTCGACGTGAACAAGATCGAGAAGCTGAGCCGCGGCGAGGTCCCGTTCCACGAGCCCGGACTCGACGAGATGCTGCGCCGCAACCTGGCCGCCGGCCGCCTGCGCTTCTCGACGTCGTACCAGGAGACCGCCGACTTCGGTGACGTCCACTTCATCTGCGTCGGCACCCCGCAGCGCGCCAACGGCCTCGGCGCCGACCTGCAGTACGTCGAGGCGTCCGTGAGCAACCTCGCGCAGCACCTCACCCGCAAGGCCCTGATCGTGGGCAAGTCGACCGTGCCGGTCGGCACCGCCGAGTGGGTCGAGACGCTGGTCGCCAAGCACGCCCGCGCCGAGCTGGCCGTCGAGGTCGCGTGGAGCCCCGAGTTCCTGCAGGAGGGCTTCGCCGTCGACGACGTCATGCGCCCGAACCGCATCGTCGTGGCCACCAAGACCGACTGGGCCAACTCGCTGCTGCACGCCGCGCACAAGGGCGTCTTCGACCTGGCCGCGGTCGAGGACCGCGAGGTGCCGGTCGTGGCCACCGACTTCGCCACCGCCGAGCTGGTCAAGGTCGCCGCGAACTCCTTCCTGGCCACCAAGATCTCCTTCATCAACGCCATGGCCGAGGTGTGCGAGGTCGCGGGCGGCGACATCACGCAGCTGGCCCGCGCGCTGGGCTACGACCCGCGCATCGGCAACCGCTTCCTCCAGTCGGGCGTCGGCTTCGGCGGCGGCTGCCTGCCCAAGGACATCCGCGCGTTCCAGGCCCGCGCGCAGGAGCTGGGCGCCGGTGAGGCGCTGCGGTTCCTGCACGAGGTCGACCTGATCAACCTGCGCCGCCGCCAGCGCGTGCTGAACCTGGCCGCGGGCCTGCTCAACCGCCGTTTCGGCCCGGCCGGCCCGGACCTGTCCGGCGCCCGGATCGCCGTGCTCGGCGCGACCTTCAAGCCCAACTCCGACGACGTACGCGACGCGCCCGCGCTCGCCGTCGCCGGCATGCTGGCCCGCGCGGGCGCCGACGTCCGCGTCTACGACCCGCAGGGTATGGAGAACGCCAAGCGCGCGCTGCCGGACGTGGCGTACGAGAAGTCGATGGTCGAGGCGGTCACCGAGGCCGACCTGGTCTGCGTGCTGACGGAGTGGGCCGAGTTCCGCAACGCCGACGCGGTGGCGCTGGGCGAGGTCGCCGCGAGCAAGCTCATCATCGACGGCCGCAACTGCCTCGACGCCAACGCGTGGAAGTCGGCCGGCTGGACCGTGCGCGCCCTGGGCCGCCCGACGGTCTGA
- a CDS encoding SCO7613 C-terminal domain-containing membrane protein: MRDPSQRCPHCGNTPEQLGDELTRLSKAIADMNAEDVRLSSERKKLSSQMQAAVHQREVLMAEEAERQRKAAPKPRRWNLRPGSGATSEPAAAPAEPATVPAGAGPGAQAPDPEAPTVPRQPVAAAGRGPAGPPPGGTSRPRVAPLGEPAGPPPEASPREVQNVLLVLGSLLLGIAAVVFAVVALSNVAPQLRLAVLGLATLVLLGIAPQLVRARLTSTAESLAAVGLGLLPIDGYLLVQVVNRGEAGPLVAGLVFGATAAIAFGYHRLTRLTTPRYVVVLAAQPVLPLLAFDMIKGPAGWAVVLTGVAAQNAVMARAVELSKVPERNPIGWSAYRLRELIWVLHGLAVGGALVYGVAALLTAHAVPTVLLAGLSLLAAAAIGLLGALMVRRRPLSEIAAAAMVLAVIGSAARVAVVTLPGRAFVVIAAVVALTGLAVRAVPASIRRGPQLAATVALGVLALFTVGAALRAALALPIAARPLWHADTAAFTAAVVRQAGSPGWSLAATAALLAVAAALALPTAYRREAAVAAAALAALSAPASFGLSWAVSQWLLVGAAVAVLAVGIGAGAVVLIRATTGPDTPDSVPWGASTPRSARAYLIAAVVLVAAALSVALAAQSSTAGVLAAFTVAGALLAMLPRVVVAPPEAAVLGDAAAGIAAFSAPGAVGVGVLTLFPAAGQAAALACAQLACAVTLGLVAARLVAQRRIRTPLAAGAGLGTLLVAGAGFVAAGATTLDAAVGALLLFAAILLALAPSIDSGRRADRVLDGADIAAGAVTVGLIGSLGRIAYQVVPQAWLVLAAAIVLVVAMAVRSLPEELRRGPSAGTGVAGAVLVVVAGYPALSGGMQALARPGQLWSADLAPVGAQGFGWQGPVALLVLAVAAAVVLPAPRNYHAAAVAVVLATVGTPAALGWPWWAPIVLGLTIATGYAIAAVIAQDTRAGYTRLTVAVAVALYALGASLVRPWTTTAALGMIALVSAALVVMSVLVTRRAAADGAQPPGHVEVMGGTGTAGVLLALPAALAALAATADKDASVVLTAALGGASLGLAAFAAVRKLVAPYLGWCTVGVAVSSTLIALLALPTDEPAGVYAAAAVLLVVLAELLRTTTRAQLGLAPATPRQWRRRGEFTGPQRWRINFDTGTQLLERTRSWPTYPGAMAAAASVAPAAIALVSLAPALQAALVRPYERLGAIWQGPPPPVASTVDVAAALTALLLTIAAAIAAIGFGGGATRAVSVVVPGAAVTLLITPVSLDLAWPAGVLAALAVFTVCMLSVALTDPPSTEDSDRAVRAARVAVLVIGLIAGGAGLAGSLATPGLTIFTFGGAVAVGAAAALGGRSQPARILGWLGGALAAELFVLTVSLHIGARPEWSAFGVLAVGAVLIVGTALHPRFQRPEALREASAVEWAGYAAGLIGLALAARSTTHAAALLVGWGAVLGIAATRAGRPPLQRRILFWAAAISEIAAWWLIMRTASVALPEAYTLPFALLALGVGLLELRQRPQLGSWAAYGPALVAAFGPTVVVVLVTDTNPIREVGLLVAAIVTLIIGSQRQQQAPVAIGAAVTVIASLHALTLVGNTWLGVLIGGIVLIVLGASNERRRQATDRYNQMR; the protein is encoded by the coding sequence ATGCGTGATCCGTCGCAGCGCTGCCCGCACTGCGGCAACACCCCTGAGCAGCTCGGCGACGAGCTGACCCGGCTGTCCAAGGCCATCGCGGACATGAACGCCGAGGACGTGCGGCTGTCCAGCGAGCGCAAGAAGCTCTCCAGCCAGATGCAGGCCGCCGTCCACCAGCGCGAGGTGCTGATGGCCGAGGAGGCCGAGCGGCAGCGCAAGGCCGCGCCGAAGCCGCGGCGCTGGAACCTGCGCCCGGGTTCGGGCGCCACTTCCGAGCCTGCCGCCGCACCGGCGGAACCGGCGACCGTGCCGGCCGGTGCCGGGCCGGGCGCCCAGGCCCCCGACCCGGAGGCGCCGACGGTGCCCCGGCAGCCGGTCGCCGCGGCCGGACGTGGGCCTGCGGGACCGCCGCCGGGCGGGACGAGTCGGCCCCGGGTGGCGCCGCTGGGCGAACCGGCCGGGCCGCCGCCGGAGGCCTCGCCGCGCGAGGTCCAGAACGTGCTGCTGGTGCTCGGGTCGCTGCTACTGGGCATCGCGGCCGTCGTCTTCGCCGTCGTCGCGCTGAGCAACGTCGCCCCGCAGCTGCGCCTGGCGGTGCTGGGCCTGGCCACGCTGGTGCTGCTGGGCATCGCGCCGCAGCTCGTACGCGCCCGGCTCACCTCCACCGCCGAGTCGCTGGCCGCGGTCGGCCTGGGCCTGCTGCCCATCGACGGCTACCTGCTGGTGCAGGTGGTCAACCGGGGCGAGGCCGGGCCGCTGGTCGCCGGGCTGGTGTTCGGGGCGACGGCCGCGATCGCGTTCGGATACCACCGGCTGACCCGGCTGACCACCCCCCGGTACGTGGTGGTGCTCGCGGCGCAGCCCGTGCTGCCGCTGCTGGCCTTCGACATGATCAAGGGCCCGGCGGGCTGGGCCGTGGTGCTGACCGGGGTCGCCGCCCAGAACGCGGTCATGGCCCGCGCGGTCGAGCTGTCCAAGGTGCCCGAGCGCAACCCGATCGGCTGGTCGGCATACCGGCTGCGCGAGCTGATCTGGGTGCTGCACGGGCTGGCCGTCGGCGGCGCGCTGGTCTACGGCGTCGCCGCCCTGCTCACCGCGCACGCGGTGCCGACGGTGCTGCTGGCGGGGCTGTCGCTGCTGGCCGCCGCCGCGATCGGGCTGCTCGGCGCCCTGATGGTGCGCCGCCGGCCGCTGAGCGAGATCGCGGCGGCCGCGATGGTGCTGGCCGTCATCGGGTCGGCGGCCCGGGTCGCCGTGGTGACGCTGCCGGGCCGAGCCTTCGTCGTGATCGCCGCCGTGGTCGCGCTCACCGGCCTGGCCGTACGCGCGGTGCCCGCCTCGATCCGGCGCGGGCCGCAGCTGGCCGCGACCGTGGCGCTCGGCGTGCTCGCGCTGTTCACCGTCGGCGCCGCGCTGCGGGCCGCGCTGGCCCTGCCCATCGCGGCCCGCCCACTCTGGCACGCCGACACCGCCGCGTTCACCGCCGCCGTGGTGCGCCAGGCCGGTTCTCCGGGCTGGTCCCTGGCGGCCACGGCGGCGCTGCTGGCCGTCGCCGCCGCGCTGGCGCTGCCCACGGCGTACCGGCGGGAGGCGGCCGTGGCGGCGGCGGCGCTGGCCGCGCTGTCGGCCCCCGCATCGTTCGGGCTGAGCTGGGCGGTCAGCCAGTGGCTGCTGGTCGGCGCGGCCGTGGCGGTGCTCGCGGTCGGCATCGGCGCCGGCGCCGTGGTGCTGATCCGGGCCACCACCGGACCCGACACCCCCGACAGCGTGCCGTGGGGCGCGAGCACGCCCCGATCGGCGCGGGCGTACCTGATCGCGGCGGTCGTGCTGGTCGCGGCGGCGCTCAGCGTGGCGCTGGCGGCGCAGTCGTCGACCGCCGGAGTGCTGGCGGCGTTCACCGTCGCGGGCGCGCTGCTCGCGATGCTGCCGCGGGTCGTGGTCGCCCCGCCGGAGGCGGCCGTGCTCGGCGACGCCGCCGCCGGGATCGCCGCGTTCAGCGCGCCCGGTGCCGTCGGCGTCGGGGTGCTGACGCTGTTCCCGGCGGCCGGGCAGGCCGCCGCGCTGGCCTGTGCGCAGCTCGCCTGCGCGGTCACGCTGGGTTTGGTCGCCGCGCGGCTGGTCGCGCAGCGCCGGATCCGTACCCCGCTGGCCGCCGGGGCCGGGCTGGGCACGCTGCTGGTCGCGGGCGCGGGGTTCGTCGCCGCCGGGGCGACCACGCTCGACGCGGCCGTCGGGGCGCTGCTGCTGTTCGCCGCGATCCTGCTCGCGCTCGCCCCGTCGATCGACTCGGGCCGCCGGGCCGACCGCGTCCTCGACGGCGCCGACATCGCGGCGGGGGCCGTCACGGTCGGGCTGATCGGATCGCTGGGCCGCATCGCGTACCAGGTGGTGCCGCAGGCATGGCTGGTGCTCGCCGCGGCGATCGTGCTGGTGGTGGCCATGGCCGTCCGGTCGCTGCCGGAGGAGCTGCGCCGCGGGCCGTCCGCGGGCACCGGCGTGGCCGGTGCCGTGCTCGTCGTCGTCGCCGGGTATCCGGCGCTGTCGGGCGGCATGCAGGCGCTGGCCCGGCCCGGACAGCTGTGGTCGGCCGACCTCGCCCCGGTCGGCGCCCAGGGCTTCGGCTGGCAGGGGCCGGTGGCGCTGCTGGTGCTCGCGGTCGCCGCCGCCGTGGTGCTGCCCGCGCCGCGCAACTACCACGCCGCCGCCGTCGCGGTGGTGCTCGCGACCGTGGGCACCCCCGCCGCGCTGGGCTGGCCGTGGTGGGCACCGATCGTGCTCGGCCTGACCATCGCCACCGGGTACGCCATCGCGGCCGTGATCGCGCAGGACACCCGGGCCGGATACACCCGGCTGACGGTGGCCGTGGCGGTCGCGCTGTACGCGCTCGGCGCGAGCCTGGTCCGCCCGTGGACCACCACCGCGGCCCTCGGCATGATCGCGCTGGTGTCGGCGGCACTGGTGGTGATGTCGGTGCTGGTCACCCGGCGGGCCGCCGCCGACGGCGCGCAGCCGCCCGGCCACGTCGAGGTCATGGGCGGCACCGGCACGGCCGGGGTGCTGCTGGCCCTGCCCGCGGCGCTGGCCGCGCTCGCGGCGACCGCGGACAAGGACGCCAGCGTCGTGCTGACCGCCGCGCTGGGCGGGGCCAGCCTCGGGCTCGCGGCGTTCGCGGCGGTACGCAAGCTGGTCGCGCCGTACCTGGGCTGGTGCACCGTGGGCGTGGCCGTGTCGAGCACGCTGATCGCGCTGCTGGCGCTGCCCACCGACGAACCCGCCGGGGTGTACGCCGCCGCGGCGGTGCTGCTCGTCGTGCTCGCCGAACTGCTGCGCACCACCACCCGCGCCCAGCTCGGGCTGGCGCCCGCCACCCCGCGCCAGTGGCGGCGCCGGGGCGAGTTCACCGGGCCGCAGCGGTGGCGGATCAACTTCGACACCGGCACGCAGCTGCTGGAGCGCACCCGCAGCTGGCCCACGTACCCGGGGGCGATGGCCGCGGCCGCCTCGGTCGCGCCCGCCGCGATCGCCCTGGTCTCGCTCGCCCCGGCCCTCCAGGCGGCGCTGGTCCGGCCGTACGAGCGGCTCGGCGCGATCTGGCAGGGCCCGCCCCCGCCGGTGGCCAGCACCGTCGACGTGGCCGCCGCACTGACCGCGCTGCTGCTCACCATCGCCGCCGCGATCGCCGCGATCGGGTTCGGCGGCGGCGCGACCCGCGCCGTCTCGGTGGTCGTGCCTGGCGCGGCCGTCACCCTGCTGATCACCCCGGTCAGCCTCGACCTGGCCTGGCCCGCCGGAGTGCTCGCGGCGCTGGCCGTGTTCACCGTCTGCATGCTCAGCGTGGCGCTGACCGACCCGCCGTCGACCGAGGACAGCGACCGGGCCGTCCGCGCCGCCCGGGTCGCGGTGCTGGTCATCGGCCTGATCGCGGGCGGCGCCGGGCTCGCGGGCAGCCTCGCCACCCCCGGGCTGACCATCTTCACCTTCGGCGGCGCCGTCGCCGTCGGTGCCGCCGCCGCGCTGGGCGGCCGGTCGCAGCCCGCGCGCATCCTCGGCTGGCTCGGCGGCGCCCTGGCCGCCGAGCTGTTCGTGCTCACGGTCAGCCTGCACATCGGGGCGCGGCCGGAGTGGTCGGCGTTCGGCGTCCTCGCCGTCGGCGCGGTCCTCATCGTCGGCACCGCGCTGCACCCGCGCTTCCAGCGCCCCGAGGCGCTGCGCGAGGCCAGCGCGGTCGAGTGGGCCGGGTACGCCGCCGGGCTGATCGGGTTGGCCCTGGCCGCCCGGTCCACCACCCACGCGGCGGCGCTGCTGGTCGGCTGGGGTGCGGTGCTCGGCATCGCGGCGACCCGGGCCGGGCGGCCGCCGTTGCAGCGGCGCATCCTGTTCTGGGCGGCCGCGATCAGCGAGATCGCCGCCTGGTGGCTGATCATGCGGACCGCCTCGGTGGCGCTGCCGGAGGCGTACACACTGCCGTTCGCGCTGCTGGCGCTCGGCGTCGGGCTGCTGGAACTGCGCCAGCGCCCGCAGCTGGGCAGCTGGGCGGCGTACGGGCCGGCGCTGGTCGCGGCGTTCGGGCCGACGGTCGTCGTGGTGCTGGTGACCGACACCAACCCGATCCGGGAGGTGGGGCTGCTGGTCGCGGCGATCGTGACACTGATCATCGGCTCGCAGCGGCAGCAGCAGGCACCGGTGGCGATCGGGGCGGCGGTCACGGTGATCGCCTCGCTGCACGCGCTGACGCTGGTCGGCAACACGTGGCTCGGCGTGCTGATCGGCGGCATCGTGCTGATCGTGCTGGGCGCCAGCAACGAACGCCGCCGCCAGGCGACAGACCGCTACAACCAGATGCGCTGA
- the purE gene encoding 5-(carboxyamino)imidazole ribonucleotide mutase, translating into MTEAAPQVAVIMGSDSDWPVMRAAAEALTEFGVEFEVRVVSAHRTPHFMLEYAGAAADRGLKVIIAGAGGAAHLPGMVASATPLPVIGVPVPLKYLDGMDSLMSIVQMPAGIPVATVSIAGARNAGLLAVRMLGIHDATLRAKLTDYAHSLTELVAEKDKALRATL; encoded by the coding sequence ATGACCGAGGCGGCTCCCCAGGTCGCGGTGATCATGGGTTCGGACTCGGACTGGCCGGTCATGCGCGCCGCAGCCGAGGCGCTGACCGAGTTCGGCGTCGAGTTCGAGGTGCGGGTCGTGTCGGCGCACCGTACGCCCCACTTCATGCTGGAGTATGCGGGTGCCGCCGCCGACCGCGGGCTCAAGGTGATCATCGCGGGGGCGGGCGGGGCCGCTCATCTGCCCGGCATGGTCGCCTCGGCGACGCCGCTGCCGGTGATCGGGGTGCCGGTGCCGCTGAAGTACCTCGACGGCATGGACTCGCTGATGTCGATCGTGCAGATGCCCGCCGGTATCCCGGTGGCGACGGTGTCGATCGCCGGGGCGCGCAACGCGGGCCTGCTCGCGGTGCGCATGCTTGGCATCCACGACGCGACGCTGCGGGCCAAGCTGACGGACTACGCGCACAGCCTGACGGAACTGGTCGCCGAGAAGGACAAGGCGCTGCGCGCCACCCTCTGA
- a CDS encoding 5-(carboxyamino)imidazole ribonucleotide synthase, with translation MDTRTGLPVVGMIGGGQLARMTHQAAIALGQSLRVLATDPDESAALVAADVQLGRHTDLAALRDFAKACDVVTFDHEHVPGEHIRALAAEGHPVFPGADALHYAQDKHAMRRRLTELGAPVPRWAPLHTAAELVAFGLPAVVKTARGGYDGRGVFVVEDPAEISDLLASGAELIVEEKVQLRRELAVQVARSPYGQVAVYPVVETVQRDGICVEVLAPAPNLSEDLALEAQQLAIRIAHELGVVGMLAVELFEVAGGGPRTGEQSETPAGLVINELAMRPHNSGHWTIEGARTSQFEQHLRAVLDYPMGDTTLAAPAVVMVNVLGGPEGGIGIDERVHHLMAAEPGVKLHLYGKQTRPGRKIGHVTALGADLDDCRARAARAAHWLTYGKAMS, from the coding sequence ATGGACACGCGCACCGGACTCCCTGTCGTCGGCATGATCGGCGGCGGCCAGCTCGCCCGTATGACCCACCAGGCCGCGATCGCCCTCGGTCAATCGCTGCGGGTGCTCGCCACCGACCCCGACGAATCCGCCGCACTGGTCGCAGCCGACGTCCAGCTCGGCAGGCATACCGACCTGGCCGCGCTGCGCGACTTCGCCAAGGCGTGCGACGTGGTCACCTTCGACCACGAGCACGTGCCCGGCGAGCACATCCGCGCCCTGGCCGCCGAGGGCCACCCGGTCTTCCCCGGCGCCGACGCGCTGCACTACGCCCAGGACAAGCACGCCATGCGGCGCCGGCTCACCGAGCTCGGCGCGCCCGTGCCGCGCTGGGCACCGCTGCACACCGCAGCCGAGCTGGTCGCGTTCGGGCTGCCCGCCGTCGTCAAGACCGCCCGGGGCGGGTACGACGGCCGCGGCGTCTTCGTCGTCGAGGACCCGGCCGAGATCAGCGACCTGCTCGCCAGCGGCGCCGAGCTGATCGTCGAGGAGAAGGTGCAGCTGCGCCGCGAGCTCGCGGTCCAGGTCGCCCGCTCGCCGTACGGCCAGGTCGCGGTGTACCCGGTCGTCGAGACCGTGCAGCGCGACGGCATCTGCGTCGAGGTGCTCGCCCCCGCGCCGAACCTGTCCGAGGATCTGGCGCTGGAGGCGCAGCAGCTCGCCATCCGGATCGCCCACGAACTGGGCGTGGTCGGGATGCTCGCGGTGGAGCTGTTCGAGGTCGCCGGAGGCGGGCCTCGAACCGGCGAGCAGAGCGAGACGCCGGCCGGGCTCGTGATCAACGAGCTGGCGATGCGGCCGCACAACTCCGGGCACTGGACCATCGAGGGCGCCCGCACCTCGCAGTTCGAGCAGCACCTGCGGGCCGTGCTCGACTACCCGATGGGCGACACCACGCTGGCCGCCCCGGCCGTGGTCATGGTCAACGTGCTCGGCGGTCCGGAGGGCGGCATCGGCATCGACGAGCGGGTGCACCACCTGATGGCCGCCGAACCCGGCGTCAAGCTGCACCTGTACGGCAAGCAGACCCGGCCCGGCCGCAAGATCGGCCACGTCACGGCGCTCGGCGCCGACCTCGACGACTGCCGGGCCCGTGCGGCCCGCGCGGCGCACTGGCTCACCTACGGAAAGGCGATGTCATGA